A portion of the Hymenobacter gelipurpurascens genome contains these proteins:
- a CDS encoding RlpA-like double-psi beta-barrel domain-containing protein has product MPLKKAPKTLSYTVTATTYWPETGQTDDNPMETADGSIIPTRHSSKTRWLAVSRDLLDKWGGPFNYGDKVRVSGISDALDGVYIIHDTMNRRHRHCVDVLVNERECKNGLEGRWPSIKLSKLPAIEPTWQAG; this is encoded by the coding sequence ATGCCCTTAAAAAAGGCCCCCAAGACCTTGTCGTACACGGTTACGGCTACTACCTACTGGCCTGAAACGGGCCAGACCGATGACAACCCGATGGAAACCGCCGATGGCTCCATCATCCCAACCCGCCACTCCAGCAAAACCCGCTGGCTTGCTGTATCCCGCGACCTGCTTGACAAGTGGGGCGGCCCGTTCAACTACGGTGATAAAGTACGGGTAAGTGGCATTTCCGACGCCCTGGATGGCGTCTATATCATCCATGACACCATGAACCGCCGCCACCGCCATTGCGTGGATGTGCTGGTGAATGAACGCGAGTGCAAAAACGGCCTAGAAGGTCGTTGGCCGAGCATTAAGCTCAGCAAACTACCCGCAATTGAGCCTACCTGGCAGGCTGGTTAA
- a CDS encoding L-dopachrome tautomerase-related protein, producing MKRTSALSFGLRATLSSGLVATALLASCSSPSSSDTTVGTTNASDTTAAAAPVAPANSPLQVVAQFREPQMVGVAVLPDGRIFADFPRWDNNPVAPVAEVGPNSSVKPYPDANWCTWNETVRNEPQKHWICPQSVYADKAGMLWVLDPASPGLKGTVPGGPKLVKIDPATNKVVQNISIPESVASRKSYLNDVRIDTQNNYAYITESGVGSLVVVDLKSGKARKLLATHPSMMGDTTLNIKADGHEMIDPTGKRARFNADGIALSQDLQYLYWKPLTSYKLFRIKTEALRNPALSDAQLGQQIEDLGKVSACDGMEIDAQNNLYLTAFEDHSIKRRTPDGKIETVLQDPRLEWPDTFAFTADGTMYVTTSAIHKTPTWNKGVGKQDQPYTIFKMQLPK from the coding sequence ATGAAGCGTACTTCTGCTTTGTCATTTGGCTTGCGCGCCACTTTAAGCAGTGGCCTAGTAGCCACCGCACTACTGGCTTCCTGCTCCTCGCCATCCAGCTCCGATACCACCGTTGGTACTACAAATGCTTCCGACACAACTGCGGCGGCTGCTCCAGTGGCGCCTGCCAACTCACCTTTGCAGGTCGTTGCTCAGTTTCGGGAGCCCCAAATGGTGGGCGTAGCGGTGCTGCCCGATGGCCGCATCTTCGCTGACTTCCCCCGCTGGGATAATAACCCGGTGGCGCCTGTGGCGGAAGTAGGCCCCAATAGCAGCGTCAAGCCCTACCCCGATGCCAACTGGTGCACCTGGAACGAGACAGTGCGCAACGAGCCCCAAAAGCACTGGATCTGCCCCCAGAGCGTGTACGCCGACAAAGCCGGAATGCTCTGGGTGCTGGACCCCGCATCGCCGGGCCTGAAAGGTACCGTGCCCGGCGGCCCCAAGCTGGTCAAGATCGACCCAGCCACCAACAAAGTGGTCCAAAATATCAGCATTCCCGAAAGTGTGGCTTCGCGTAAGTCGTATCTGAACGATGTGCGCATTGATACGCAGAACAACTACGCTTACATCACGGAATCTGGGGTGGGCAGCCTGGTGGTGGTAGACTTAAAATCGGGCAAGGCGCGTAAATTGCTCGCCACGCACCCGTCCATGATGGGCGACACCACGCTCAACATTAAGGCCGATGGTCATGAAATGATTGACCCGACCGGTAAACGAGCCCGCTTCAATGCCGATGGTATTGCCCTAAGCCAGGACCTGCAGTATCTGTACTGGAAACCCCTGACCAGCTACAAGCTCTTCCGCATCAAGACGGAAGCACTTCGCAACCCAGCGCTTTCTGATGCTCAGCTAGGCCAGCAGATTGAGGATTTAGGCAAAGTGTCGGCCTGCGACGGAATGGAAATTGATGCTCAGAACAACCTCTATCTGACCGCATTCGAGGATCATTCTATCAAGCGCCGCACCCCCGATGGCAAGATAGAAACCGTATTGCAGGACCCGCGCCTGGAGTGGCCCGATACGTTTGCGTTTACTGCCGACGGCACAATGTACGTTACTACCTCAGCCATTCATAAAACGCCCACCTGGAACAAAGGTGTGGGGAAGCAAGACCAGCCTTACACCATCTTTAAGATGCAACTACCCAAATAG
- a CDS encoding 2-oxoglutarate dehydrogenase E1 component: protein MDAYSYIANAHGEYIDQLYQAYKNDPESVDFGWRKFFEGFDFSQQYPEGGLPQADGEGVLTTQASTNQAGQIRAVDTVSADKETQVRNLIHAYRSRGHLVALTNPVRPRKDRKARLSLTDFGLSDSDLDTVFKNGEILGLGQSATLRDIVAALQKIYTRTIGFEYMYIRDPQVLDWFREKVEKDSLSFNPGLDYKKRILKKLNEAVVFENFLHTKFLGQKRFSLEGGETTIPALDAIINKSSELGVKEVMIGMAHRGRLNVLANIMGKTYEQIFSEFEGTAVPDLTMGDGDVKYHMGYSSEVEAENGSKVNLKLAPNPSHLEAVNPVVEGFVRAKIEHQYGGDYHQILPILIHGDAALAGQGIGYELTQMSLLEGYKTGGTIHFVINNQVGFTTDFEDARSSIYSTDLAKIIDAPVLHVNGDDPEAVVFAVRLATEYRQQFHADIFIDMVCYRRHGHNESDEPKFTQPTLYNLISKHQNPREVYNAMLVQRGDVDAELANQMDREFRDLLQARLDMVKQKPLPYNYQALENEWRSLRRSKPEDFEQSPQTGISEEVVQKVGQALTTLPEGFRPLKQIEKLMEERKKMFFESRVLNWAAGELLAYGSLLHEKHIVRVSGQDVQRGTFSHRHAVLHDAETSAPYNSLNNIEEGQEQLSIYNSLLSEYAVLGFEFGYAMANPTALVVWEAQFGDFANGAQTMIDQFVVSSESKWQRMNGVVMLLPHGYEGQGPEHSNARPERFLQLAAENNIIVANMTTPANLFHALRRQLTWEFRKPLVVMSPKSMLRHPLCVSPVEEFTSGSFREVLGDVYADAKKVKRVLLCSGKIYFDLLEEQQKSGRTDVALVRLEQLHPFPKKQLDAELAKYPKAKVYWVQEEPENMGYWNYLLRFMRRELEDVISRKPSASPATGYNKVHVKEQKELVARAFDKPREEVADSIIKETAAKAQKTD, encoded by the coding sequence ATGGACGCTTACTCTTATATCGCCAACGCCCACGGCGAATACATCGACCAACTGTACCAAGCTTATAAGAATGACCCCGAGTCGGTTGACTTTGGCTGGCGCAAGTTTTTCGAGGGCTTCGATTTCTCTCAGCAGTACCCCGAAGGTGGCCTACCGCAGGCTGATGGCGAAGGCGTACTCACCACGCAGGCCAGCACCAACCAAGCCGGCCAGATTCGGGCCGTTGACACGGTATCGGCGGATAAGGAAACGCAGGTGCGTAACCTGATTCATGCCTACCGCAGCCGCGGCCACTTGGTGGCTCTCACCAACCCCGTGCGCCCCCGCAAGGACCGGAAGGCCCGCCTTTCTCTCACCGACTTCGGTCTGAGCGACTCCGACCTAGATACCGTTTTCAAGAACGGCGAGATTCTCGGCCTAGGCCAGTCGGCTACGCTGCGCGACATTGTGGCGGCGCTGCAGAAAATCTACACGCGCACCATCGGGTTCGAGTACATGTACATCCGCGACCCGCAGGTGCTCGACTGGTTCCGGGAGAAAGTGGAGAAGGACTCGCTGAGCTTTAATCCTGGCCTGGACTACAAAAAGCGCATTCTCAAGAAGCTGAATGAGGCCGTTGTATTCGAAAACTTCCTGCACACCAAATTCCTAGGCCAGAAGCGCTTCTCCCTGGAAGGCGGCGAAACGACCATTCCGGCCCTCGATGCTATTATTAATAAGTCGTCGGAGCTGGGCGTGAAGGAAGTGATGATCGGGATGGCCCACCGTGGCCGCCTGAACGTGCTGGCCAACATCATGGGCAAGACCTATGAGCAGATCTTCTCGGAATTCGAGGGCACTGCCGTTCCGGACCTGACCATGGGCGACGGCGACGTGAAGTACCACATGGGCTACAGCTCGGAGGTAGAGGCGGAGAACGGCAGCAAGGTAAATCTGAAGCTTGCCCCGAACCCCTCGCACTTAGAGGCCGTGAACCCCGTGGTAGAGGGCTTCGTGCGTGCCAAAATCGAGCACCAGTATGGCGGAGACTACCACCAGATTCTGCCCATCCTGATACATGGCGACGCCGCGTTAGCTGGTCAGGGCATTGGCTATGAACTTACGCAGATGTCGTTGCTGGAAGGCTACAAGACCGGCGGCACCATTCACTTCGTAATTAACAACCAGGTTGGATTTACTACCGACTTCGAAGACGCCCGCTCGTCTATCTACAGCACCGACCTCGCGAAGATTATCGACGCGCCGGTGCTACACGTGAACGGCGACGACCCCGAAGCAGTAGTATTTGCCGTGCGTTTGGCTACGGAGTACCGTCAGCAGTTCCACGCCGATATCTTTATTGATATGGTGTGCTACCGCCGCCACGGCCACAACGAGTCAGATGAGCCTAAGTTCACGCAGCCCACGCTCTACAACCTCATCTCGAAGCACCAGAACCCCCGCGAGGTATACAACGCCATGCTGGTGCAGCGCGGCGACGTAGACGCGGAACTGGCTAACCAGATGGACCGCGAATTCCGCGACCTGCTCCAGGCCCGCCTGGATATGGTGAAGCAGAAGCCGCTTCCTTACAACTATCAGGCCCTCGAAAATGAGTGGCGCAGCCTGCGGCGCAGCAAGCCCGAGGATTTCGAGCAGTCACCCCAAACGGGCATCAGCGAAGAGGTAGTGCAGAAGGTGGGTCAGGCCCTGACCACGTTGCCCGAAGGCTTCCGTCCCCTGAAGCAGATTGAGAAGCTGATGGAGGAGCGCAAGAAAATGTTCTTTGAAAGCCGCGTGCTCAACTGGGCCGCCGGTGAGCTACTGGCCTACGGCTCGTTGCTGCACGAAAAGCACATTGTGCGCGTAAGCGGCCAGGACGTGCAGCGCGGTACGTTCTCGCACCGTCACGCCGTACTCCACGATGCTGAAACCTCGGCACCTTACAACTCGCTCAACAACATTGAGGAAGGCCAGGAGCAGCTAAGCATTTACAACTCCTTACTAAGTGAGTATGCAGTGCTGGGCTTCGAGTTCGGTTACGCCATGGCTAACCCGACTGCACTCGTGGTGTGGGAAGCGCAGTTCGGTGACTTCGCCAACGGTGCCCAGACGATGATTGACCAGTTTGTGGTGTCGTCGGAGAGCAAGTGGCAGCGCATGAACGGCGTGGTAATGCTGTTGCCCCACGGCTACGAAGGCCAGGGCCCCGAGCACTCCAACGCCCGCCCCGAGCGCTTCCTGCAGCTGGCTGCTGAGAACAACATCATCGTGGCCAACATGACCACGCCGGCCAACTTATTCCACGCGCTGCGTCGTCAGCTGACCTGGGAGTTCCGCAAGCCGCTGGTAGTAATGTCGCCGAAGTCGATGCTGCGCCATCCGCTGTGCGTATCGCCGGTAGAGGAGTTCACTTCTGGCTCTTTCCGCGAGGTGCTAGGCGATGTGTACGCCGATGCCAAGAAGGTGAAGCGCGTGCTGCTGTGCTCAGGCAAAATCTACTTTGATTTGCTAGAAGAGCAGCAGAAGTCGGGCCGCACCGATGTGGCGCTGGTACGCCTGGAGCAGCTGCACCCCTTCCCCAAGAAGCAGCTGGACGCTGAGCTGGCCAAGTATCCGAAAGCCAAAGTGTACTGGGTACAAGAGGAGCCGGAGAACATGGGCTACTGGAACTACTTGCTGCGCTTCATGCGCCGCGAGCTGGAAGATGTGATTTCGCGCAAGCCATCCGCGTCGCCGGCTACCGGCTACAACAAGGTACACGTGAAGGAGCAGAAAGAGCTCGTTGCCCGCGCCTTCGACAAGCCCCGCGAGGAAGTAGCCGATTCCATCATCAAGGAAACTGCCGCCAAAGCGCAGAAAACCGACTAA
- a CDS encoding WG repeat-containing protein — translation MAYCTALPFRYRSSTAAKLRAGLFFMLHTYQSAPFSDPVRQRQFEAIAAALAAEAQAPETILLGNFPVETPSETLQLDAVVVRPRSITLLLLVPQGGLLHIPDFRFSAWRLNDAPLTGTHGTDNPFQQFQQQRDALAAWLAPLLPSDAANLNFIGGLVLFAEPVRFGPEVEERMSAVPAASTFHLLPDPARFTRRLAQLATPEIDLTPNDLEQLTTHLGLSSAAPPLTAAPSLPTPDQPTPYQPSPTDMLRQKAGQLWRWLGAEDLNELDRTDSGYEVDIVAVRNQEKAQLEQMRASLQADLNTQLQALESREAEREQSIARLREQLSAAAPAAPEAATLASRLAVESQEKATIEATMQSYQEQSAARTRELEQKIQQLEALIGQLKPTAEPATAPPPPAAVASSAVPTGDASQSTPTPTQPTAPSPKPWSGLKRPQIGRPADAAQGLLAGLRQWRPRLRQLRSAAKRNPRASLAAAGAAVLVLGWWGLHTSSNTPPTPFREGNRWGLISAGGDTLVPAQYGAIGEFKEKRAVVEHDGVLGFVNEQGQEVVKPAYDALFPYSEGYARARIGRLYTFLDEKGEEFGAYYYSARDFAEGHAAVLDYRGWYYITGPDEPAAEPVTFQEAYSFSKGLARVKTQGAFTFITPKFLADTTEGIKPFSRYANAADFDEHDRARVMQAGRSFFINREGEEVKE, via the coding sequence TTGGCCTACTGTACTGCGCTCCCCTTCCGGTACCGCAGCAGCACGGCCGCGAAGTTGCGGGCGGGCCTGTTCTTTATGCTCCACACCTACCAATCAGCTCCCTTCTCCGACCCGGTGCGTCAGCGCCAATTCGAGGCCATTGCCGCCGCTTTAGCCGCAGAAGCGCAGGCCCCGGAAACCATCCTGCTCGGCAACTTTCCTGTAGAAACCCCTTCTGAAACCCTACAGCTAGATGCCGTGGTGGTGCGGCCGCGTAGCATCACGCTGCTGCTGCTGGTGCCGCAGGGTGGCCTACTGCACATCCCGGATTTCCGCTTTAGCGCGTGGCGCCTGAACGATGCTCCCCTAACCGGTACGCACGGCACCGACAACCCCTTCCAACAGTTTCAGCAGCAGCGCGATGCCCTGGCTGCCTGGCTGGCGCCTTTGCTGCCCTCTGATGCGGCCAATCTGAATTTCATCGGTGGCTTGGTATTGTTTGCGGAACCCGTACGCTTTGGGCCCGAGGTAGAGGAGCGCATGAGTGCCGTGCCAGCGGCTTCTACCTTCCATCTACTCCCCGACCCGGCCCGCTTTACCCGGCGGCTGGCGCAACTGGCTACGCCTGAAATAGATCTGACGCCAAATGATCTGGAGCAGCTGACGACCCACCTAGGCCTATCGTCAGCAGCGCCACCCCTTACGGCTGCCCCTTCCCTGCCTACTCCGGACCAACCTACGCCCTACCAACCTAGCCCAACTGATATGCTCCGCCAGAAAGCCGGGCAGCTCTGGCGCTGGCTCGGGGCCGAAGACCTAAACGAGCTCGACCGCACCGACTCGGGTTATGAAGTGGATATTGTGGCCGTCAGGAACCAGGAAAAGGCGCAACTGGAGCAGATGAGGGCCAGTCTGCAGGCCGATCTGAACACGCAGCTCCAGGCACTGGAAAGCCGCGAAGCCGAACGTGAGCAGAGCATTGCCCGCCTGCGAGAACAGCTGTCGGCCGCCGCACCGGCTGCTCCGGAAGCAGCCACCCTGGCCTCCCGGCTGGCCGTCGAAAGTCAGGAAAAAGCCACCATTGAGGCCACCATGCAGTCCTACCAGGAGCAGTCGGCGGCCCGCACGCGGGAGCTGGAACAGAAGATTCAGCAACTGGAAGCACTCATCGGGCAGCTCAAGCCGACCGCTGAACCAGCCACCGCTCCCCCACCACCTGCCGCTGTGGCTTCATCGGCAGTGCCTACTGGCGACGCCTCGCAGTCAACTCCAACTCCGACACAACCGACTGCTCCTTCTCCTAAGCCCTGGTCTGGACTAAAGCGGCCGCAGATAGGCCGCCCAGCCGATGCCGCCCAGGGTCTACTGGCTGGGCTGCGGCAATGGCGCCCTCGGCTGCGGCAGCTGCGTAGCGCGGCCAAGCGCAATCCGCGAGCGAGCCTGGCCGCTGCCGGGGCGGCGGTGCTGGTGCTGGGCTGGTGGGGCCTGCATACCTCCAGCAACACGCCACCTACTCCTTTCCGGGAAGGCAACCGCTGGGGGCTGATTTCAGCCGGCGGCGACACGTTGGTGCCGGCTCAGTATGGAGCTATCGGGGAGTTCAAGGAAAAGCGAGCAGTGGTGGAGCACGACGGGGTGCTGGGCTTTGTAAACGAACAAGGCCAAGAAGTCGTGAAACCGGCCTACGATGCGCTGTTTCCCTATTCGGAGGGGTATGCTAGGGCGCGCATCGGGCGGCTCTATACCTTTCTGGATGAGAAAGGCGAGGAGTTTGGGGCCTACTACTACAGCGCCCGCGACTTCGCCGAAGGCCACGCGGCCGTCCTGGACTACCGCGGCTGGTATTACATAACGGGGCCCGATGAGCCTGCCGCAGAACCAGTTACGTTCCAGGAGGCCTATTCCTTCAGCAAGGGGCTGGCTCGCGTGAAAACCCAGGGCGCCTTCACGTTCATCACGCCGAAGTTTCTGGCCGATACCACGGAAGGCATCAAGCCGTTTTCGCGCTATGCCAATGCGGCCGATTTTGATGAGCACGACCGGGCCCGCGTGATGCAAGCTGGCCGCAGCTTCTTTATTAATCGGGAAGGCGAGGAAGTGAAAGAGTGA
- a CDS encoding DUF6799 domain-containing protein: MLTYLRPISLGVFLLIAAPQLVQAQSNDGFRRLDGTMYIVRNGEARPMSRDIHLPNGRTITRDGFIVERDGKRTELADGRGCTLLGQSTAVATQPNGRLALAAPGVQESSPEMTEATLISQFQRWWGGPGRGKGKGHFKKGKNKRKHDDD; the protein is encoded by the coding sequence TTGCTTACTTACCTGCGACCTATAAGCCTGGGCGTATTTCTGTTGATAGCGGCGCCTCAACTGGTGCAGGCGCAATCCAACGATGGCTTCCGCCGCCTCGATGGCACCATGTACATCGTGCGCAACGGCGAGGCCCGCCCAATGTCGCGCGATATTCATCTGCCCAACGGCCGCACCATCACCCGCGACGGCTTTATAGTAGAACGCGACGGCAAGCGCACCGAGCTGGCCGATGGCCGGGGCTGCACACTGCTAGGCCAGTCTACGGCCGTGGCTACCCAGCCCAACGGCCGGCTGGCACTGGCGGCACCCGGCGTACAGGAAAGCTCCCCCGAAATGACAGAAGCCACCCTAATCAGCCAGTTTCAGCGCTGGTGGGGCGGCCCAGGCCGCGGCAAAGGCAAGGGGCATTTCAAGAAGGGCAAGAACAAGCGCAAGCACGACGACGACTAA